The sequence taaaaataaatattgtgtatttttgttgtttacaatcaaatatattgcttttattaaataataaaaaattgtatttaagttgtcaaaaaaatgtatttaaataaataaaataataagttggtgtttttaatttcaatagaaaaaattaactattataagacttaataaaagtgaaacgaaaaatcattaatattttctaacatatataaaatatattttctattgcaaaacttaataaaagtgaaatgaaaaatcattaatatcttttcagatattataataattcttaataaaagtgaattatgaatattttcaataattctaATGATATTGATATGTATTGGCTTTGGTTCTAAGTATTTTTGttgtagaaatattttttgtggttgagaatattaaataatattaattttatatttacataaattaagtaataagaagttgatgtttttaaattaatattgttaaaataagtagttttcttatttgatttattacaACAAGATTACCTGgtttgaatttaagttttaataccttatgaatgatttttatttcaattttatttaagttttgaaattgaaaaaggtgactattataagactaaatgaatgaaatatatttttattttggatccaaatatgtttttaattataaaacaccataaatgattattaaataattcaattaatttttttatttggtttctaatactaaaaacaaaGTATAAGTATCAATTACACTATTGCTGCACCGGGCCTATTGCTGCACATGGCCttagaagaagagtataaaTATTAGATTCCATCTGGATAAGTAAAGAGGCAGGAAAACACATCTTCAACTACCGCTACCTTAGAAGATAGAAAAGGACTCTTACTTACCGTTACACCATCAATTTCCATCAAGTTCCTCACTTGAAACATGCTTATATCAGTTAAACCCCAAATAATTACTTCTGTTTCCCTTCGTCgtttgattcagttcttgaGAACCACCAAAATCTTCATGGTACCTCCCATCCAGATGCATCTTCTGCATTCTTCCTGATGTCGAGCCTACACATTCAGATTGTTATAATTGCCATCTTTTTAAGGATTTGATTGGAGACTATTGCTCGGTCTATAAGTCACTTTGGTATGAGCTCTTCTTTATAACAAAGGTTGTATTTTCTCCGACATAAGTAAGAGCCAGCTCCTTGTGTAGTGTAAGAAGCAGAAATCTTAAGAAGACTGACTAGAAGTGAATTTCGTAAGAAAATGCCTGTGTTGCTATGTTTTTATCCCTTTTGTTAAGGTTGTgaaatcctttttcttttaaaattatattgtgcTACTTCTGTAGATCTGCGGATTTTTCCGGAGATGAGATAAAAACCTCCTTCAAATTCATCTTTCGCTCACTTTTTTTACTTCCATTGAATTCTCTTCCGATTCTTGCTTGgggtaattaaaattattatttcatcAACCTGAACTCGATATACAatgaatattatgatttttttgatcaaagaacttgattcttgtttcatttgtttaCGCTGCGTGTGGATGTTATTAGAGTATAAAGATCATGCGAGTATTTAAAGACAACTTGAACTTAAATAATTGATAAGTCGAAtgtgaaaaaaaacacacacacacaaaggaTCTTTCCATGCTCATCATCTAGATAGAACCACAccaagaacattttttttttaccttttcgaCGTTACAAACAAAATTCCAAGTTCAAATATGACTGAGATCTAAAGAATGATATCATCATCTCTCACCTTCAATTCATATTAGCTTCTAGAGCTGGGTACTCGGATTCTGTGGCGGTTGTTGCAGTAACTCTTCTTCTAATTCATCGTTTTGTGTTTGTATATCCTGCTAACAGTAAATGCATATATATCAATACACatatagaaacaaaaagcaAGCATACCTATTCTATTTGCTGAATGCATTTTTACCTGTGTACTTAGCTCCGGTTGTGGTTGTAGAGGTGGTTCTTGTGCAACAGGGTATGCTTGTGGCTGAGACATTCTATAATATGGTTCTTTCAGATCGAATTTGCATGTTGATGATTGGAGAATTCCGCCTTGACTTGCACCGGGACCCCACATTTTAGCTGTTAAGAAAACACAATACTATTGTTATCAGTTCTGGAAAGAAGTTGAAAGTTGGATGATGGTGCTTTCGAATGAGGAAAACGCAAGAAGAAGTAAATCGGACCTGATAAAGTTAGATCTATGGTGTAACTCTGAGCACTGTGGGCTATCAAATGAAGTCTACCAGTGATCTCTTGACCTGCCATTACGTAAATAGGCTGCGAGAGTACACATCTAATTTGGTACCAATGTGTTGTAGGTGCACCAGGAGCAGTTGTGAGCCATCTTTGGACCGTGCTGTTGAAAATATAGTAAAAGAACgagtttgaaataaaatattcttCAACTGCAAAGACaaacatgaaaaataagaatgaagaaaaataagaagcaaAGTTACCTCCCGTCGAATAGAACGTCGAACCAGCAGGCAAGTCCATGCAATCTGGTGCACATGGAAGCCGTGAACTTCAATGGGATATCAATCTCGTAAAAATCTTCTTCCTGTGAAAATGAATTCAGGGGTAAAAATGAGATTGAAAGTCATTCACGTGCACCATGAAAGATCAAATTTCGTGACATAGAGTGGAACACTGAGGAACAGTCTTAAGTAGCCTAAGTACCTTCATTTGGGTGAAATCTACCATGTGAAACATCGGAGGAGCCACTAATACTCTCGGATCAAATGCATCAACCACGGGCTGTGAAATCAATAGATATGATTCATTAATACTGGTTATGATGAGAATAAACAAATACGTTAGTGGtataaatacatattacaaaaatgctTGGGTGATAATAGATATACCTGAGAAAAATAACCTTGGTGTGCTGATCCATATAGAGGTGTCAGATCAACTCCATAATAGTTCTGCTGTTGCCAAAACATAGCCTGCATAGAAAAGGAATGTGTATTATTGAATGATTGAGActgaaaaccaaaatcaaactaagCTAGCAAGTTTTGTGGGAAACAATTCTTAGTATAACCAGTGGCATTCCGTACCTTATTTGCCATCTCAATAAATAAGAATTCATCGGAAAATGGTGCCATGTGAATCCTACAGAGATAAAATTACATGAGAGTGACGACATagtaagaaataaaagaagtaAAGGCTATCAAAGGTTACTTTACCTTCCGACAGTGGGAAACATTTTGCCCTTGGGAGACATAAAACGATCCCTAGCAATTACATATGATTCTAACATTCTCTCGTTGACCAATAAGGTGCCTGGTTCAGAACATAAGACATGTCATTTAAATGATTAAAGGAACTTTCAATCACTAGTGATCTTTTCTCTGAACAAAGTTTTTGCTGGTCTAAAGATTctaagtttccaattttttaggaaaaatacACATTTAAAAGTCTGTCTCTGAGACACATACCCATCGGTTCAGATATCAAAATATCTGCTTTCTCAGGCAACTCGATATCCTCAACTTTACCCTTAATGACCTACACTTGTGCCAGTTTCAACATCATCAGAAAAATGCATCTatcacaaatatatatgatgatcaaAACTGAATTAGGAGTCTTACTGTGATCCGTTCAGCGAATAGTGGGTTTCCAGCAATCAGTTTACGTGCATACTCAGCCATTTCTGATGCTTCAACCGCATACACATGCTTGGCACCAGCctaattaagcaaaaaaaaaaaatatgcatcaAGAAGACAGAAGAAAAAATGCACAAGTACCATAACCACCTGATAGCTATGACAGCCGCCGTCACCAAGGTATATAAGTAGAAGATAGTTCACATTTACTTTGGTATTTCTGTCTATTGCATTTAGGGATCATCAATTCTACTCGGTGGATTAAGGCAAGGGTAGGTTGGAATCAGAGATGTAATTGTAAAAGAGAGCGAGGACTTCTCAGTAAACAACTCCCCTTTAGTCTTTATTCATTTTCTAGCTTTACAGATAAAATTCTCCCTGTCTATCAACCTATTCTTGTTCGAGCATACCAAATTCTTAATTCTGTAACCTTTAGCCTAAATATTACCTGGGCAGCAAACATTGACAAAATGCCACTCCCAGCACCCACATCGACCACAATACGACCAGCAAAATCTGAACGATTCTCCATGACTGCAGCGTAATATGTACCTGAAGACATGCATAAGGTTCATAAAGAGCTATTCCAGGGCAAAGAAACGgtgaaaagaaaactgaaacagttctgaaacaaacaacacattGAGGCCAGATGTTTTACCTGTCCTCACATAATCTTGAAGCATATTTTGCTGATGTAGAAGTTGTCCATAATAATGGAAATACATTTTTGCCGAGGAAGCCTCTATCTTATTGTCAAACTTGCTTTTCTTAGCTGAAACTGTTCCATTTTGCAAGGATGATCctagaaacgaaaaaaaaatgagtagaCAGTAAAGGAGACTGCACAAATATTATGCATAGATTTTGAAATCGGCAAAATGGTAGTGAAGAGTGGATAGTGAATGCACAAGTAGCCAGAACAAACTTAAATTCTGGTATAACTAGTCTAAAATGGGTTTCAGAATCTTTCGTAAAAGCGAACATAACGCATACATGCTAATACATCTCTAAATGATACAAAGGCTCACCTTGAACAACAGCATCCTTTGTCCACTCTTCAAAAGATTCACAAAAATCCTTGCTATCCTTCtcagttataaattttatattgactCCTTGGGAAAATGATTTCTgtttccaaaagaaaacttatttcatgaatcatgaagaaaaataaaccaaacatcTTGTAACACATTATTGATGGGCACATAAGGATATATCAACAAGGCGAAACAAGATATTCAATTTCAAGAATAACAATAGAAATTTATCTCAAAAGTAGTCAAACAAACGTACCTCCTCTGATGAACTCGAACTATCAGATACACAGATGAAATGGACTGGCCCCAACTTGAATAactgaggaagaaaaaaacataaacaaagatgAAATACAATCAACGCATGCCTTCTCAGACGTAACAAGACCCCAATAAGATTATAAAACATAAGCCAAACGAACTTTaccaaaattcaattttttcagAGTTTAAAATATTTGCTTCAATTGTAATATTAGTATGAACCCCAGACAAAATGGTGAAGCAACAATGTGGAACGAAGTAATTTCTAGAAAATAACAACAGAGTTATGTTTCTTCCAAAGAAAccgttcaaaaaaatctaaaccgaTGAAGAACCAGGGGAACAGTAACATAAGAATGTGAATCGACATTCACCTGAGCAGAAGCGAGATCAAAATTGAAGCAATGGGTCGAATCCGATTGCAGAAATCGGAGCTCCGTGACTCCATCAACGCAGGAAAACGTAGCTACAGCTGGAGAGGACGACGAAacggaagaagaggagagatcaGTGACCGATTCTAAAGAGAACTCCATCTGCTCAAGCTTTTTCACTGAAGAGACCTCCATTATTACAAAACACGCTACGAAGAATGTACAGATAGATACAGTCTCCTCTTCTGTTGTATGTGTAAACGAAGCTTTTaagaattttagggtttttctgcctgagagagagagctctctgagagagagataaagccGCCAAAAGGATTAATGAAACGGTGGTAGTTTCGTAATTTACTACGACTATAAATGTCTACTTTTAAGCCATGTAACCAAAGCCTCCTGACATGGGACTAATATCGAATGTGAGTGATATTAGCAATATATGTTGCACGAAAACTCTTTTTGACattgatttttttagaaacacgAATCTGTGAAAATAGACATAATGGAAATAAATAGAAATCCATGAAAATAcggaaataaataataaaaacataagtttttaaaaaaaattgtttgaaaacACGTTGGAAATTCCGTTTCCATTTTGGAAATACTAACGgaattttttaagtttaaaaacttaataaataaatatttaaaatataaaaattaattatacatagaaatatataatatttttagtgttttaattcaattatttaatatttatgttttgaatttttgttgtttcaaatattctttttgatatattttaatatggtgttttatttttttgtatatatacatatgtttctAAAACGTTTTCATTTcctattttctttaaaaaatcgTTTCTAGTTAGCAATTTCATAGATCAAAAAGTTGAGTGTCATGGGATCAACGAGTTCTGCTgcgaaaataaaaaatctcgcATTGGTTTGAAAACGAACGAGATTTTTTATTCTTcattacaaaaaagaagagatatcCAAAATCatctactttaaaaaaaaactaaccaatACATATCCTAACTAAGTAGCTTTGCAGGTTTTTTTGTTATGACCTAGTCCCTTGCACTTGCTACACTGTAGCTGACGTTTTATCATGTCCAACGGCTCAACCTTCTTCATTTTCGGTCTCCCCGGTGTTCTCCTTGTTGGTGGAGGAGTCACGCTAACTAACCCCTCGGGAGCCTCGTCCAGCATCATCCTGTCCATGTTCGGCACAGGTTGAATCGACTCTGCGTATATTAACCTGTGACTCTCTACTGTTAAGTATGTAGAGCAATACTCATACGGGTTTTTCCCTATGCATT comes from Camelina sativa cultivar DH55 chromosome 19, Cs, whole genome shotgun sequence and encodes:
- the LOC104764401 gene encoding probable histone-arginine methyltransferase 1.3 isoform X1, producing MEVSSVKKLEQMEFSLESVTDLSSSSVSSSSPAVATFSCVDGVTELRFLQSDSTHCFNFDLASAQLFKLGPVHFICVSDSSSSSEEKSFSQGVNIKFITEKDSKDFCESFEEWTKDAVVQGSSLQNGTVSAKKSKFDNKIEASSAKMYFHYYGQLLHQQNMLQDYVRTGTYYAAVMENRSDFAGRIVVDVGAGSGILSMFAAQAGAKHVYAVEASEMAEYARKLIAGNPLFAERITVIKGKVEDIELPEKADILISEPMGTLLVNERMLESYVIARDRFMSPKGKMFPTVGRIHMAPFSDEFLFIEMANKAMFWQQQNYYGVDLTPLYGSAHQGYFSQPVVDAFDPRVLVAPPMFHMVDFTQMKEEDFYEIDIPLKFTASMCTRLHGLACWFDVLFDGSTVQRWLTTAPGAPTTHWYQIRCVLSQPIYVMAGQEITGRLHLIAHSAQSYTIDLTLSAKMWGPGASQGGILQSSTCKFDLKEPYYRMSQPQAYPVAQEPPLQPQPELSTQQDIQTQNDELEEELLQQPPQNPSTQL
- the LOC104764401 gene encoding probable histone-arginine methyltransferase 1.3 isoform X2, translating into MEVSSVKKLEQMEFSLESVTDLSSSSVSSSSPAVATFSCVDGVTELRFLQSDSTHCFNFDLASAQLFKLGPVHFICVSDSSSSSEEKSFSQGVNIKFITEKDSKDFCESFEEWTKDAVVQGSSLQNGTVSAKKSKFDNKIEASSAKMYFHYYGQLLHQQNMLQDYVRTGTYYAAVMENRSDFAGRIVVDVGAGSGILSMFAAQAGAKHVYAVEASEMAEYARKLIAGNPLFAERITVIKGKVEDIELPEKADILISEPMGTLLVNERMLESYVIARDRFMSPKGKMFPTVGRIHMAPFSDEFLFIEMANKAMFWQQQNYYGVDLTPLYGSAHQGYFSQPVVDAFDPRVLVAPPMFHMVDFTQMKEEDFYEIDIPLKFTASMCTRLHGLACWFDVLFDGSTVQRWLTTAPGAPTTHWYQIRCVLSQPIYVMAGQEITGRLHLIAHSAQSYTIDLTLSAKMWGPGASQGGILQSSTCKFDLKEPYYRMSQPQAYPVAQEPPLQPQPELSTQDIQTQNDELEEELLQQPPQNPSTQL